In Rahnella sikkimica, the following are encoded in one genomic region:
- the mglA gene encoding galactose/methyl galactoside ABC transporter ATP-binding protein MglA produces MADNSLSDTTPKPDEFLLEMSGINKSFPGVRALDNVNLKVRPHSIHALMGENGAGKSTLLKCLFGIYSKDSGTILFQGQEVNFKSSKEALEKGVSMVHQELNLVLQRTVMDNMWLGRYPTKGIFVDQDKMYKDTKAIFDELDIDIDPRDKVGKLSVSQMQMIEIAKAFSYNAKIVIMDEPTSSLTEKEVNHLFTIIRKLKDRGCGIVYISHKMEEIFQLCDEITILRDGQWIITQPLEGLDMDKIISMMVGRSLSQRFPDRQNVPGEVILEVRNLTSLRQPSIRDISFDLHKGEILGIAGLVGAKRTDIVETLFGIREKVAGTIKLHGKKINNHSANEAINHGFALVTEERRSTGIYAYLDIGFNSLISNIRQYKNRAGLLDTSRMKSDTQWVIDSMRVKTPGHKTSIGSLSGGNQQKVIIGRWLLTNPEILMLDEPTRGIDVGAKFEIYQLITELAKKEKGIIIISSEMPELLGITDRILVMSNGQVAGIVETKNTSQNEILRLASLHL; encoded by the coding sequence ATGGCCGATAATTCGTTATCTGACACAACACCAAAGCCGGACGAATTCCTGCTGGAAATGAGTGGTATCAATAAATCATTTCCTGGCGTCAGGGCGTTGGATAATGTGAATTTAAAAGTGCGTCCTCATTCCATTCACGCGTTGATGGGTGAAAATGGTGCCGGTAAATCCACATTATTAAAATGCCTTTTCGGGATATACAGCAAAGACTCCGGTACGATTCTTTTTCAGGGCCAGGAAGTTAATTTTAAAAGTTCTAAAGAAGCGCTTGAAAAGGGCGTATCGATGGTACATCAGGAATTAAACCTGGTGTTACAACGTACCGTTATGGACAACATGTGGCTGGGGCGTTATCCCACCAAAGGCATTTTTGTCGATCAGGACAAAATGTATAAAGACACCAAAGCGATTTTTGACGAACTGGACATTGATATCGACCCGCGGGACAAGGTCGGTAAATTGTCGGTTTCGCAGATGCAGATGATCGAAATCGCCAAGGCGTTTTCCTACAATGCCAAAATCGTGATTATGGACGAACCGACATCTTCCCTGACGGAAAAAGAAGTGAACCACCTGTTCACTATCATCCGTAAGCTGAAAGATCGCGGCTGCGGAATTGTGTATATCTCTCATAAGATGGAAGAAATTTTCCAGCTGTGCGACGAGATAACGATTCTGCGTGACGGCCAGTGGATTATCACGCAGCCGCTCGAAGGCCTCGACATGGATAAAATTATCTCCATGATGGTGGGCCGTTCGCTGAGCCAGCGTTTCCCTGACCGTCAGAACGTACCGGGTGAAGTCATCCTCGAAGTGCGTAACCTGACCTCATTACGTCAGCCTTCTATCCGCGATATCTCCTTCGATTTGCACAAAGGCGAAATTCTCGGGATCGCCGGCCTGGTCGGCGCGAAGCGTACAGACATTGTCGAAACGCTGTTTGGGATCCGCGAGAAAGTCGCCGGAACCATTAAGCTGCATGGCAAAAAAATTAATAATCACAGTGCAAACGAAGCCATTAACCACGGTTTTGCACTGGTGACTGAAGAGCGTCGTTCGACCGGTATTTATGCCTATCTGGATATTGGTTTTAACTCGCTGATTTCCAATATTCGTCAATATAAAAACAGAGCCGGTTTGCTTGATACCAGTCGTATGAAAAGTGATACCCAATGGGTTATCGATTCAATGCGGGTGAAAACGCCGGGGCATAAAACCAGCATTGGTTCATTGTCTGGCGGGAATCAGCAAAAAGTTATTATCGGGCGCTGGTTATTAACCAATCCTGAAATATTAATGCTGGATGAACCGACGCGCGGCATTGACGTTGGCGCTAAGTTTGAAATTTACCAGTTAATCACCGAGTTGGCTAAAAAAGAGAAGGGGATCATCATTATCTCCTCTGAAATGCCTGAGTTGCTGGGTATTACTGACAGAATTTTGGTTATGAGTAATGGACAGGTTGCGGGTATTGTTGAAACCAAAAATACTTCGCAGAACGAAATTTTACGCCTGGCTTCCTTGCATCTCTAA
- the mglC gene encoding galactose/methyl galactoside ABC transporter permease MglC — MKALNKKSVLTYLKEGGIYVVLLVLLAIIIIQDPSFLSLVNLSNILTQSSVRVIIALGVAGLIVTQGTDLSAGRQVGLAAVVAATMLQAMDNVNKVFPHLDVVPIPLVILTVCIVGALIGLLNGIIIAYLNVTPFITTLGTMIIVYGINSLYYDYVGSSPVAGFDPGFSQFAQGFIHLGGLKLSYITFYALIAIAFVWVLWNKTRFGKNIFAIGGNPEAAKVSGVNVPLNLIMIYALSGVFYAFGGLLEAGRIGSATNNLGFMYELDAIAACVVGGVSFAGGVGSVAGVVTGVLIFTVINYGLTYIGVNPYWQYIIKGSIIIFAVALDSLKYAKKK; from the coding sequence ATGAAAGCATTAAATAAGAAAAGTGTGCTCACTTATTTAAAAGAGGGCGGGATTTATGTGGTGCTGCTGGTCTTACTGGCGATTATTATTATCCAGGATCCGAGCTTCCTCAGTCTGGTCAACTTAAGTAATATTCTGACGCAATCCTCCGTGCGCGTAATTATTGCACTGGGCGTCGCGGGGCTGATCGTCACGCAGGGTACCGACCTGTCAGCCGGGCGTCAGGTGGGTTTAGCGGCAGTTGTTGCGGCCACCATGTTGCAGGCGATGGATAACGTCAACAAAGTCTTCCCGCATCTGGACGTGGTGCCAATCCCACTGGTTATTCTGACCGTGTGTATTGTTGGCGCGCTGATTGGTTTGCTCAACGGGATTATCATCGCGTACCTGAATGTGACGCCATTTATTACCACGCTGGGTACGATGATTATCGTTTACGGGATTAACTCCCTGTATTACGACTATGTCGGCTCATCACCGGTCGCGGGCTTTGATCCTGGCTTCTCGCAGTTTGCACAAGGCTTTATCCACTTAGGTGGCCTTAAGCTCTCCTACATCACCTTCTACGCATTGATTGCTATCGCTTTTGTCTGGGTGCTGTGGAACAAAACCCGTTTCGGTAAAAACATCTTTGCTATCGGTGGTAACCCGGAAGCAGCAAAAGTTTCAGGCGTTAACGTTCCGTTAAACCTGATCATGATTTACGCGTTGTCCGGCGTGTTCTACGCGTTCGGTGGTTTGCTCGAAGCAGGACGTATCGGCAGTGCGACGAACAACCTCGGCTTTATGTACGAACTCGATGCTATCGCGGCCTGTGTGGTCGGCGGCGTGTCATTCGCCGGTGGCGTGGGTTCTGTGGCAGGTGTGGTGACCGGTGTACTGATCTTTACCGTCATCAACTACGGCCTGACCTACATCGGCGTGAACCCTTACTGGCAGTACATCATCAAAGGCAGCATCATCATCTTCGCGGTGGCGCTGGACTCTTTGAAATACGCTAAGAAGAAGTAA
- the sanA gene encoding outer membrane permeability protein SanA translates to MIKRLIAGVTGIVILMLAVAIGLDQWISLRTQPYIYDEVQTLPHRQVGVVLGTSKYYRTGVINQYYLYRIQGAINAYNSGKVKYLLLSGDNAQQSYNEPSTMRRDLIAAGIPASDIVLDYAGFRTLDSIVRTRKVFDTNDFIIITQRFHCERALFIALHMGIQAQCFAVPSPKNMLTVRGREIFARLGALTDLYLLKREPRFLGPLIPIPAIHNIPDDAQGYPAVTPEQLLALQQQLEAEKKAAIAKAAADKAAAEKAAADKAAADEAARIKAEQEANEAAQAETEDAEPAPKPEPVKPVGRNPFQQ, encoded by the coding sequence ATGATTAAGCGACTTATAGCTGGCGTTACCGGCATCGTAATTCTGATGCTGGCAGTCGCTATCGGGCTTGATCAGTGGATCAGTCTGCGCACTCAGCCATACATTTATGACGAAGTGCAGACCCTGCCTCACCGCCAGGTTGGCGTCGTGCTGGGAACCTCCAAGTATTACCGCACCGGCGTGATCAACCAGTATTACCTGTACCGCATTCAGGGCGCGATTAACGCGTATAACAGCGGCAAGGTGAAATACTTGCTGCTGAGCGGTGACAATGCGCAGCAAAGCTACAACGAACCGAGCACCATGCGACGCGACCTAATCGCCGCCGGTATTCCGGCCAGTGATATCGTGCTCGACTACGCCGGTTTCCGCACGCTGGATTCCATCGTGCGCACCCGCAAAGTCTTCGATACCAATGATTTCATTATCATCACCCAGCGTTTCCACTGCGAACGTGCGTTGTTTATCGCGCTGCATATGGGCATTCAGGCGCAATGCTTCGCGGTGCCTTCACCCAAAAATATGCTTACCGTGCGTGGTCGTGAAATCTTCGCCCGCCTCGGCGCGCTGACGGATTTATACCTGCTCAAACGCGAGCCGCGCTTCCTTGGCCCGCTGATCCCCATCCCCGCCATTCATAACATTCCGGATGATGCGCAAGGCTATCCGGCCGTCACGCCTGAACAACTTTTGGCATTACAACAACAGCTGGAAGCCGAGAAAAAAGCCGCCATCGCCAAGGCTGCAGCCGATAAAGCAGCAGCAGAAAAAGCCGCAGCGGATAAAGCGGCCGCCGACGAAGCCGCCAGAATCAAAGCTGAGCAGGAAGCCAACGAAGCTGCTCAGGCCGAAACTGAAGACGCGGAACCGGCACCTAAACCTGAACCGGTGAAACCGGTGGGAAGAAATCCATTCCAGCAGTGA
- a CDS encoding NAD-dependent malic enzyme translates to MELEYESKRPLYIPHAGPILLEFPLLNKGSAFTEEERSNFNLHGLLPEAVETIEEQADRAYRQFQNFKTDIDKHIYLRNIQDTNETLFYRLLDSHLSEMMPVIYTPTVGEACEHFSDIYRRARGLFISYPNREHIDDMLQNATKQHVKVVVVTDGERILGLGDQGIGGMGIPIGKLSLYTACGGISPAYTLPVVLDAGTNNPQLLNDPLYMGWRHPRITGEEYEAFVDQFIQAVKIRWPNVLLQFEDFAQKNAMPILERYRDELCCFNDDIQGTASVALGSLIAASKAAGGKLSDQTVAFLGAGSAGCGIAEQIIAQMKSEGLSDEEARAKVFMVDRFGLLTDKLPNLLDFQSRLVQKSSALTGWGLSNDSISLLDVVRNAKPTVLIGVSGQPGLFTEEIIREMHKHCARPVVMPLSNPTSRVEATPADILNWTDGAALVATGSPFAPVSHKGTLYPIAQCNNSFIFPGIGLGVIASGATRVTDGMLMAASRTLAECSPLATEGTGSLLPDVDDIQGVSKCIAMAVGKAAQLQGVAMVTSEDSLSKAIEHNFWAPQYRSYKRTSF, encoded by the coding sequence ATGGAACTTGAATACGAAAGCAAACGTCCCCTGTACATCCCTCACGCTGGCCCTATCCTGTTAGAATTTCCGTTACTGAATAAAGGCAGTGCGTTTACCGAAGAAGAACGCAGCAATTTTAACCTCCACGGCCTGCTGCCTGAAGCCGTCGAAACAATCGAAGAACAGGCCGACCGCGCCTACCGCCAGTTCCAGAATTTCAAAACTGACATCGATAAACATATCTATCTGCGTAACATTCAGGACACCAACGAGACGCTGTTTTACCGTCTTCTGGACAGCCATCTCAGCGAAATGATGCCGGTGATTTATACCCCAACCGTCGGTGAAGCCTGCGAGCATTTCTCTGATATCTACCGCCGCGCCCGTGGCCTGTTTATCTCCTACCCTAACCGCGAGCACATCGACGACATGCTGCAAAACGCCACCAAACAACACGTCAAAGTGGTGGTGGTGACGGACGGCGAGCGCATTCTGGGTCTGGGCGATCAGGGCATCGGCGGCATGGGTATTCCTATCGGCAAATTATCGTTGTATACCGCATGTGGCGGCATCAGCCCGGCATATACCCTGCCGGTCGTGCTCGATGCAGGCACCAACAACCCGCAACTGCTCAACGATCCGCTGTACATGGGCTGGCGTCACCCACGTATCACCGGCGAAGAGTACGAAGCGTTTGTCGACCAGTTCATTCAGGCGGTAAAAATCCGCTGGCCGAACGTGCTGTTGCAGTTCGAAGATTTCGCGCAGAAGAACGCCATGCCGATCCTCGAACGTTACCGCGATGAGTTGTGCTGTTTTAACGATGATATTCAGGGCACCGCGTCCGTGGCGCTGGGCAGCCTGATTGCCGCCAGCAAAGCCGCCGGTGGCAAACTGAGTGACCAGACGGTTGCCTTCCTCGGCGCGGGTTCAGCGGGTTGTGGTATCGCAGAACAAATCATCGCGCAGATGAAATCCGAAGGCCTGAGCGACGAAGAAGCCCGCGCGAAAGTCTTCATGGTGGACCGCTTCGGCCTGCTGACCGACAAACTGCCGAACCTGCTCGATTTCCAGAGCCGCCTGGTGCAGAAAAGCAGCGCGCTGACCGGCTGGGGCTTGAGCAATGACAGCATTTCCCTGCTTGATGTGGTGCGTAACGCCAAACCTACGGTTCTTATCGGTGTTTCCGGCCAGCCGGGTCTGTTCACGGAAGAAATCATCCGTGAAATGCATAAACACTGCGCCCGTCCGGTGGTCATGCCGCTGAGTAACCCGACATCACGCGTGGAAGCCACACCGGCCGATATCCTGAACTGGACGGACGGCGCGGCGCTGGTTGCTACCGGCAGCCCGTTTGCGCCGGTAAGCCATAAAGGCACGCTGTACCCTATCGCGCAGTGCAACAACTCCTTTATCTTCCCGGGGATCGGGCTGGGTGTGATTGCCTCCGGTGCAACCCGCGTCACGGACGGCATGCTGATGGCCGCCAGCCGGACTCTGGCTGAATGCTCGCCGCTGGCCACTGAAGGCACCGGTTCGCTGCTGCCGGATGTGGATGACATTCAGGGCGTCTCAAAATGTATCGCGATGGCGGTGGGCAAAGCGGCACAGTTGCAGGGTGTGGCGATGGTGACGTCTGAAGATTCGCTGTCTAAAGCAATCGAGCACAATTTCTGGGCACCGCAGTACCGTTCCTACAAACGCACATCATTCTGA
- the cdd gene encoding cytidine deaminase has translation MHARFHTAFAALPENLSSALEPFLRHDDFPAMFTAAEVAQAKQATGLDNDALAFALLPLAAACSVTPISHFNVGAIARGTSGNLYFGANMEFAGAPMQQTVHAEQSAVTHAWLRGETRLASITVNYTPCGHCRQFMNELTSGTALDIHLPDRDVATLGDYLPHSFGPKDLDITTLLMDKVDHGFTLKNADTLAAHALDACNQSHAPYSKSHSGVALETHNGKQFAGRYAENAAFNPSLPPLQAALILLNLCGEDCLKVRRAVLVEQEGALITQNDATRATLKALGCADVTTLNC, from the coding sequence ATGCACGCACGTTTTCACACCGCCTTTGCGGCACTCCCTGAAAATTTATCCTCCGCGCTTGAGCCGTTTCTGCGACATGATGACTTCCCGGCAATGTTCACTGCCGCCGAGGTTGCGCAGGCAAAACAGGCAACCGGTCTGGACAACGACGCGCTGGCATTCGCCCTGTTACCGCTGGCTGCAGCCTGTTCTGTGACGCCGATTTCGCATTTCAACGTGGGCGCAATTGCCCGCGGAACCTCCGGTAATCTGTACTTCGGTGCCAACATGGAATTTGCCGGTGCGCCGATGCAGCAAACCGTTCACGCCGAACAATCTGCGGTCACGCACGCCTGGCTGCGTGGCGAAACGCGTCTGGCCTCCATCACCGTCAATTACACGCCTTGCGGCCATTGCCGTCAGTTTATGAATGAACTGACCAGCGGCACGGCGCTGGATATCCATCTGCCGGATCGCGATGTCGCCACACTCGGTGATTATCTGCCGCATTCCTTCGGGCCGAAGGATCTGGATATCACCACGCTGCTGATGGATAAGGTCGATCATGGTTTCACGCTGAAAAACGCTGACACGCTTGCCGCGCATGCGCTGGATGCCTGCAACCAAAGCCATGCGCCTTACAGCAAATCGCACAGCGGCGTGGCGCTGGAAACGCATAACGGCAAACAGTTTGCCGGGCGCTACGCGGAAAATGCCGCTTTCAACCCGAGCCTGCCTCCGTTACAGGCGGCATTAATCCTGCTGAACCTGTGCGGTGAAGACTGCCTGAAAGTTCGCCGCGCCGTGCTGGTCGAACAGGAAGGCGCGCTGATCACTCAAAATGACGCCACCCGCGCCACGCTGAAAGCCCTCGGCTGCGCAGATGTCACCACGCTGAACTGCTGA
- a CDS encoding arginine ABC transporter substrate-binding protein: protein MKKLILAAVLSATAFTATAAETIRFGTSATYPPFESMDANNQIVGFDMDLAKAVCQQMQETCTFTNQPFDGLIPALKFRRFDVIISGMDITEERSKQVTFTQPYYANTAMIIGPKGKFSSITDLKGKRVGLENGTTHQKYLMEKHPEITTVGYDSYQNAILDLKSGRLDGLLGDTAVLNGWLKSNPNLGEVGELIKDPQYFGTGVGMAVRPENKELLAKLNAALDGIKANGEFKKINDKWFPAQ, encoded by the coding sequence ATGAAAAAGCTGATCCTCGCTGCCGTTTTATCTGCCACCGCTTTCACCGCTACCGCTGCTGAGACTATTCGTTTCGGGACTTCCGCGACCTATCCGCCGTTCGAATCCATGGACGCCAACAACCAGATCGTCGGGTTTGATATGGATCTGGCGAAGGCCGTGTGTCAGCAGATGCAGGAAACCTGTACATTCACCAACCAGCCGTTTGACGGGCTGATCCCGGCGCTGAAATTCCGTCGTTTTGACGTCATCATTTCCGGTATGGACATCACCGAAGAGCGCAGCAAGCAGGTCACGTTTACCCAGCCTTACTACGCCAATACCGCCATGATTATCGGGCCGAAGGGGAAATTCTCTTCCATTACCGATCTGAAAGGGAAACGTGTTGGTCTGGAAAACGGCACCACGCACCAGAAATACCTGATGGAAAAACATCCTGAAATCACCACCGTCGGTTATGACAGCTATCAGAATGCAATTCTGGATCTGAAAAGTGGTCGTCTGGACGGGCTGCTCGGCGATACCGCCGTGCTGAATGGCTGGCTGAAATCCAACCCTAATCTGGGTGAAGTGGGCGAACTGATTAAAGATCCGCAATACTTTGGTACTGGCGTGGGAATGGCCGTGCGTCCGGAGAATAAAGAATTACTGGCGAAACTGAATGCGGCGCTCGACGGCATTAAAGCCAACGGCGAATTCAAAAAGATCAACGACAAGTGGTTCCCTGCACAGTAA
- the artM gene encoding arginine ABC transporter permease ArtM has translation MWEYLPEVLKGLHTSLTLTVAALIVALLLAMIFTVILTLKVPVVSQIVKGYITLFTGTPLLVQIFLIYYGPGQFPSIREIPWLWEVLSQPWLCAMFALALNSAAYTTQLFTGAVRAIPSGQWQSCEALGMSKSQTLRILLPYAFKRALSSYSNEVVLVFKSTSLAYTITLMDVMGHSQLMYGRTYDVMVFGAAGLVYLCVNGLLTLMMRLIERRALAFERRN, from the coding sequence ATGTGGGAATATTTACCTGAAGTCCTGAAAGGATTGCACACCAGCCTGACACTGACGGTCGCCGCGCTGATTGTTGCGCTGCTGTTGGCGATGATTTTCACCGTGATCCTGACGCTGAAAGTGCCCGTTGTCAGCCAAATCGTGAAAGGTTACATCACGCTGTTCACCGGTACGCCGCTGCTGGTGCAAATCTTCCTGATTTATTACGGTCCGGGGCAGTTTCCGTCTATTCGTGAAATCCCCTGGTTATGGGAAGTGCTGTCACAGCCGTGGCTGTGTGCCATGTTTGCGCTGGCGCTGAACAGTGCCGCTTACACCACGCAACTGTTTACCGGTGCGGTACGTGCGATCCCGTCCGGCCAGTGGCAGTCCTGCGAAGCGCTGGGCATGTCGAAATCGCAGACCCTGCGAATTCTGCTGCCGTATGCGTTTAAGCGCGCGCTGTCGTCCTACTCCAATGAAGTGGTGCTGGTGTTTAAAAGTACCTCTCTGGCGTACACCATTACGCTGATGGACGTTATGGGACACAGCCAGCTGATGTATGGCCGCACCTACGACGTGATGGTATTTGGCGCTGCCGGTCTGGTTTATCTGTGTGTGAACGGATTACTGACCCTGATGATGCGCCTGATAGAACGCCGTGCGCTGGCGTTTGAACGCCGTAATTAA
- the artQ gene encoding arginine ABC transporter permease ArtQ, protein MTEFQPLASAAGMTVGLAVCALVLGLILAMIFAVWESAPWKPLSWLGTAWVTVLRGLPEILVVLFIYFGSSQLLMVLADGFSINLGLFSVPIKLPIENFEVSPFVCGVIALSLLYSAYASQTLRGALKAVPQGQWESGQVLGMKKSAIFFRLIMPQMWRHALPGLSNQWLVLLKDTALVSLISVNDLMLQTKSIATRTQEPFTWYVIAACIYLIVTLFSQFVIKRIELRTTRFERSAS, encoded by the coding sequence ATGACTGAATTCCAACCTTTAGCAAGCGCCGCCGGAATGACCGTCGGCCTTGCCGTTTGCGCGCTGGTCCTCGGCCTGATTCTGGCGATGATCTTCGCAGTCTGGGAATCTGCGCCGTGGAAGCCACTCAGCTGGCTCGGTACGGCGTGGGTCACTGTGCTGCGCGGTCTGCCAGAAATTCTGGTCGTGCTTTTCATCTACTTCGGGTCATCACAGTTGCTGATGGTGCTGGCGGATGGCTTTAGCATTAATCTCGGGCTGTTCTCCGTGCCGATCAAGCTGCCCATCGAAAACTTCGAAGTCAGCCCGTTTGTCTGTGGTGTCATCGCCCTTTCGCTGCTCTATTCCGCTTATGCTTCGCAGACTTTGCGCGGCGCGCTGAAAGCCGTTCCGCAAGGCCAGTGGGAATCCGGCCAGGTGCTGGGCATGAAGAAATCGGCGATTTTCTTCCGCCTGATCATGCCGCAAATGTGGCGTCACGCGCTGCCGGGCCTGAGCAATCAGTGGCTGGTGCTGCTCAAGGACACCGCGCTGGTGTCGCTGATCAGCGTGAATGATTTGATGCTGCAAACCAAAAGTATCGCCACGCGGACACAGGAACCTTTTACCTGGTACGTGATTGCGGCCTGCATTTATCTGATTGTTACCCTGTTCAGCCAGTTCGTGATTAAACGCATCGAACTGCGTACCACCCGCTTTGAACGGAGTGCTTCCTGA
- the artJ gene encoding arginine ABC transporter substrate-binding protein, translating into MKKLVIAAVLATVSLSASAADTIRFAMEASYPPFEFVDSSNQIQGFDVDLANAMCKEMQATCTFTNQAFDSLIPSLKFRRFDAVISGMDITPEREKQVSFTNAYYDNSAIFIAHAGQFADVAGLKGKRVGMQNGTTHQKFLMDKHPEITAVPYDSYQNAVLDLKNGRLDAVFGDTAVVNEWLKQNKNLAAVGDKITDPTYFGTGLGVAVRQNNTELLTKLNDALAKVKADGTYKTLYSKWFQQ; encoded by the coding sequence ATGAAAAAATTAGTAATTGCCGCGGTTCTGGCGACCGTCAGTTTGTCTGCCAGCGCTGCTGATACCATCCGTTTCGCAATGGAAGCGTCTTATCCTCCGTTTGAGTTTGTAGACTCCAGCAATCAGATTCAGGGCTTCGACGTCGATCTGGCCAACGCTATGTGTAAAGAGATGCAGGCTACCTGCACATTCACAAACCAGGCCTTCGACAGTCTGATCCCAAGCCTGAAATTCCGTCGTTTTGATGCGGTCATTTCCGGTATGGACATCACCCCTGAGCGTGAAAAACAAGTTTCTTTCACCAACGCTTACTACGATAACTCCGCTATTTTCATCGCCCACGCTGGCCAGTTCGCTGACGTTGCCGGGCTGAAAGGCAAACGCGTCGGTATGCAAAACGGCACCACTCACCAGAAATTCCTGATGGATAAACATCCGGAAATCACTGCCGTGCCTTACGACAGCTACCAGAATGCCGTGCTGGATCTGAAAAATGGTCGTCTGGACGCCGTCTTCGGTGACACCGCCGTAGTCAACGAATGGCTGAAGCAGAACAAAAATCTGGCTGCTGTGGGTGACAAAATCACTGATCCAACTTACTTCGGTACCGGTCTGGGTGTTGCCGTTCGTCAGAACAACACCGAACTGCTGACTAAACTGAACGATGCTCTGGCAAAAGTGAAAGCAGACGGCACCTACAAGACGCTGTATTCCAAATGGTTCCAGCAATAA
- a CDS encoding lipoprotein produces MKKKILVAAIPLVLMLNACTTVDPAYKDIGSRSAPCIDGGPDSVAQQFYDFRIKQGGSGVPDSGQLAAYRPYLSTALYASLLKAQSQPKVDIASSPNEKAGAGSGDGDIFSSLFDGPTSASVDSASTIPNTDARNIPLRVTFTREKDKAATTQWKDEVLMVREGKCWTVDDVRYMANLDFASSGTLRQVLENQ; encoded by the coding sequence ATGAAAAAGAAAATTCTTGTCGCCGCAATCCCTCTGGTATTGATGTTAAATGCCTGTACCACGGTAGACCCTGCCTATAAGGATATTGGTAGCCGCAGCGCGCCATGTATCGACGGTGGCCCCGACAGCGTCGCTCAACAATTCTATGATTTTCGCATCAAACAGGGCGGCAGCGGGGTCCCTGACTCCGGCCAGCTCGCCGCGTACCGGCCTTATCTGAGCACCGCACTTTACGCTTCGCTGCTCAAAGCGCAGTCGCAGCCGAAAGTGGATATTGCGTCATCGCCGAACGAGAAAGCCGGTGCAGGCTCAGGCGATGGCGACATTTTCTCCAGCCTGTTTGATGGCCCGACGTCCGCCTCCGTGGACAGCGCGTCCACCATTCCGAACACCGACGCCCGGAATATTCCGCTGCGCGTCACGTTCACCCGCGAAAAAGATAAAGCGGCCACCACGCAATGGAAAGATGAAGTCCTGATGGTGCGCGAAGGCAAATGCTGGACCGTGGATGACGTGCGCTATATGGCCAATCTGGACTTTGCCTCCAGCGGCACGCTGCGCCAGGTTTTAGAAAACCAGTAA
- a CDS encoding heavy metal-binding domain-containing protein: MQISTTPTLEGFTIAEYCGVVTGEAILGANIFRDFFAGVRDIVGGRSGAYEKELRKAREIAFRELEEQAKERGANAVVGIDIDYETVGKDSSMLMVSVSGTAVIVHRK; encoded by the coding sequence ATGCAAATTTCAACCACTCCGACCCTGGAAGGTTTTACCATCGCGGAATATTGCGGTGTAGTGACGGGCGAAGCGATTTTGGGTGCGAACATTTTTCGTGATTTCTTCGCAGGCGTACGCGATATCGTCGGTGGCCGTTCCGGCGCGTATGAAAAAGAACTGCGCAAAGCGCGCGAGATTGCTTTTCGCGAACTGGAAGAACAGGCGAAAGAACGCGGCGCTAACGCCGTGGTCGGCATTGATATCGATTATGAAACCGTGGGCAAAGACAGCAGTATGCTGATGGTCAGCGTCTCCGGCACCGCTGTTATTGTGCATCGAAAATGA